GGCACATGAAGTCCATGGCCTGGAGATGCGCGAAGCCCGGCGCGCGCAGTTTGCAGCGATAGGGCTTGTTGGTGCCGTCGGAGACGAGATAGACGCCGAATTCGCCCTTCGGTGCCTCGACGGCGGCATAGACCTCGCCGGCCGGCACGCGGTAGCCTTCGGTGTAGAGCTTGAAATGATGGATCAGCGATTCCATCGAGCGCTTCATGGCGCCGCGCTTCGGCGGCACGACCTTGCCGTCGGTGTTCGACACCGGGCCGGTTCGTTCCGTCGAAAGCAGCCGGTTCACGCACTGCCGCATGATCGCCGCCGACTGCCGCATCTCCTCCATGCGGATCAGATAGCGGTCGTAGCAGTCGCCATTCTTTCCGATCGGGATCTGGAAGTCCATTTCGGAATAGCATTCGTAGGGCTGCGACTTGCGCAGGTCCCAGCGCGCGCCGGAGCCGCGCACCATCACGCCCGAGAACCCCCAGGCCCAGGCGTCCTCCAGGCTGACGACGCCGATGTCGACGTTGCGCTGCTTGAAGATGCGGTTCTCGGTCAGAAGATCGTCGAGGTCCTTCACCGTCTGCAGGAACGGGTCGATCCACTTGCCGATGTCCTCGACCAGGCTGTCGGGAATGTCCTGGTGCACCCCGCCCGGACGGAAATAGGCCGCATGCATGCGCGCACCCGACGCCCGCTCGTAGAACACCATCAGCTTCTCGCGTTCCTCGAAGCCCCACAGCGGCGGCGTCAGCGCGCCGATGTCGAGCGCCTGCGTGGTCACGTTGAGCAGATGCGACAGGATGCGGCCGATCTCGGAATAGAGCACCCGGATCAGCTGGCCGCGGATCGGCACATCGATGCCGAGCAGCCGCTCGGTGGCCAGCGCGAAGGCGTGCTCCTGGTTCATCGGCGCGACATAGTCCAGCCGGTCGAAATAAGGCACCGCCTGCAGGAAGGTCTTCTGTTCGATCAGCTTCTCCGTGCCGCGGTGAAGCAGCCCGATATGCGGATCGACGCGCGTCACCACCTCGCCGTCGAGCTCCAGCACCAGACGCAGCACGCCGTGTGCGGCCGGATGCTGCGGGCCGAAGTTGATGTTGAAGTTGCGTACGTTGTGCTCGGTCATTGTCCTGCTTCCCGAACCCGCTCCGGCGCCACGGCGCCGATGAAGAATTACGACGCCGCGGCGTCCCCCGTCCCGATCATCCCGACAGCAGCGCCCCGCCGCCGAACAGCCAGAAGGCCAGCGCGGCGATGATCAGCGCCACCAGCACCTTGCCCGTCGTGTCGCTGGCGAAGGGCCGGCCGCCGAGCCTCGACACCACGAACCAGATCGCCGCCACGGCCAGCGCGGCCGCCAGGACGAAGAAGACGAACCGCACCACGCGCCGACGGCCGGCTCACTTCGCCTTCTCGTCCCCCGGCAGCACGTAGTCCGTGCCTTCCCAGGGGCTGAGGAAGTCGAAGTTGCGAAATTCCTGCTTCAGTTCCACCGGCTCGTAGACGACGCGCTTGACCTCGTCGTCGTAGCGCAGTTCCACGAAGCCGGTCACCGGGAAATCCTTGCGCAGCGGATGCCCCTCGAAACCGTAATCGGTAAGGATGCGGCGCAGCTCCGGATGGCCGGTGAACAGGATGCCGTAGAGATCGTAGGCCTCGCGCTCGAACCAGTCGGCGCCCGGGAACACCGCCGTCGCCGACGGCACCGGCGTGTCCTCGTCGGTCGAAACCTTGACGCGGATGCGCATGTTCTGGCGCGGCGACAGGAGGTGGTACACCACCTCGAAGCGCTTCTCGCGCATCGGATAGTCGGCGCCGCAGATGTCGATGAAGGAGATGAACTGGCACTGCACGTCCC
The nucleotide sequence above comes from Aquibium microcysteis. Encoded proteins:
- a CDS encoding NADH-quinone oxidoreductase subunit C, encoding MSEALRDLAGYIEERLDGRIGTAVVAHGELTLTVAAGDILEVLSFLKRDVQCQFISFIDICGADYPMREKRFEVVYHLLSPRQNMRIRVKVSTDEDTPVPSATAVFPGADWFEREAYDLYGILFTGHPELRRILTDYGFEGHPLRKDFPVTGFVELRYDDEVKRVVYEPVELKQEFRNFDFLSPWEGTDYVLPGDEKAK
- a CDS encoding NADH-quinone oxidoreductase subunit D — translated: MTEHNVRNFNINFGPQHPAAHGVLRLVLELDGEVVTRVDPHIGLLHRGTEKLIEQKTFLQAVPYFDRLDYVAPMNQEHAFALATERLLGIDVPIRGQLIRVLYSEIGRILSHLLNVTTQALDIGALTPPLWGFEEREKLMVFYERASGARMHAAYFRPGGVHQDIPDSLVEDIGKWIDPFLQTVKDLDDLLTENRIFKQRNVDIGVVSLEDAWAWGFSGVMVRGSGARWDLRKSQPYECYSEMDFQIPIGKNGDCYDRYLIRMEEMRQSAAIMRQCVNRLLSTERTGPVSNTDGKVVPPKRGAMKRSMESLIHHFKLYTEGYRVPAGEVYAAVEAPKGEFGVYLVSDGTNKPYRCKLRAPGFAHLQAMDFMCRGHMLADVSAVLGSLDIVFGEVDR